The Pirellulales bacterium sequence GCCGCGGATACCGGGATCTCGCCATCGATGATTCTCCGGGCGCCGCCCCGCTGCGCGATTTCTTTGGAATGCGGAGCCTTCGGATTAGTCGCGAGCAATTCGCGGCGTATCTCCGCGAAGCGCACGACCCGGCCAGCGATCCATGGTTTGGTCGCTACATGCCGTTGGCATCGACCCGGATTGCAGACGTTTGGGTTGCGACAATCCTTTGGCGAATTTTCGGCATCGATCGACAGGTGCTCACCACATTCTATGCCTTGTTTAGCGTCGCGACGTGCGGCGCCCTGTTTCTCATCGCGCGGCGGCTAAGCGGCAGCGGCTGGGCCGGGTTGGCGGCCGCCGCGCTGCTGACGATCTCGCCCATCGAGGGATTTTTGACCACTTGGTCGGTGCGCGACACCAGTCCGATGTGGTTCACCGCGGCATCAATGGCTTGGTTCGTGTGCGCGATGCAACGATCGCGGCGACCGGCGATAAATGGCGCCGCGTGCCTCGTGCTAGGCGGGCTGACGGTGCTCGGCATCGGCTGGCGCATCGACGCATTGATGCTCGCCCCGTTTTTGGGCGGGTGCATGGTTGTTCGACTGATTGCTGACCGAGTGGGGTGGCGGTGTTTTTTGATTTCGGCGGCGTGCTTCGCCTTGGGGGCCATCGGCATTCACGCGGGCATCGAAGCACTCGGCCCACCGCAAGCGCAAACGTCGAGCATCGGCTACCACATGGCCGTTTACAGCGATTTCCGCCGCTCGAAAATTCTCGGCGTCGAAAACAGCCGCCAAGTGATGTTCGACGATATGCAAACGCTCGACGATGCGCGCCAGATTTACCGGGCCGAAAATCCCGGCGCGGAGCCGCTCGCCTATCTTACGCCGGAATACTGCAAAATTTGCCGGCGCATGTTCTTCGAGCAACTGAGCTACAACCTTTATCACTGGATCGCAAGTTTTCCGAAGTTTTATTCGCAGGCCCTGGCCGGGCTCGATCGAGATTCGGTCATTGGTCAGCCTGGTTCCAAGCGGATTCAAACAGGTTTGCGCTCGCCGCTCCGGCAAGCGTTTCGCTGGGGAGACAAGCTCGGACATGCGATGCCCTATCTCTTCCTGATCGGCGCTTTTGCGACGATTCTGGCTGGCCGACAACGATTGGTCGCCGCGCTCGTGGCGCTCTTCAGCGTTTACTTTGTGGGCATCATGTTTCTTGTGCTGCCGGATCAAAAGCATATCGCCGCTTTGCTGGTGCCGTTATACATTTTCGCAGGGGCCGGGATTTGGGCTGTTTGCAGGCTCTTTGTGCGAAGCACTTGGCACGACCTGCGGCTGGCGGAGTTGAAAGCGCGAGTTTTCCGGGCATGCGCCGCGGTTTTCGTCGTAGCAGCAATTTGGGGATTGGGGTGCGTTTGGGCGCATGCACATTCCGTCGAACGCCGCGAAGAGTTATTAAGCGAGATTCGCGGCAGAGCCACGATGGGAACGGACTCCCCCGAGATGTTGCGCGGCGAACGGAATTTCGCCGCTCCACTGCGGTCAGATGGAACCGCGGAAGCGGCCGGATATTTGCTAACGATCTCGGCCGCTGCGCACCCGGGCGCGCTGACGTGCCGCCAAATTTATTTCCCCCACGACTGGGCGCACGTTTGGGGCCGCGAACTGATCACCTTTCACACGCTGATTCCAAACCGCGAGCAATCGTTCTTCGTTAGCTGCCTGGCTTGCACGAAGCTCGGCGACCCGCGGCCGCAACTCTGCTCAGTGGCCATCGACGGCGACGCGAAAATCCTACGATGCACCCGCGTC is a genomic window containing:
- a CDS encoding VCBS repeat-containing protein — translated: MNRTSASAAAHNYERTYAVSMSLLAGRGYRDLAIDDSPGAAPLRDFFGMRSLRISREQFAAYLREAHDPASDPWFGRYMPLASTRIADVWVATILWRIFGIDRQVLTTFYALFSVATCGALFLIARRLSGSGWAGLAAAALLTISPIEGFLTTWSVRDTSPMWFTAASMAWFVCAMQRSRRPAINGAACLVLGGLTVLGIGWRIDALMLAPFLGGCMVVRLIADRVGWRCFLISAACFALGAIGIHAGIEALGPPQAQTSSIGYHMAVYSDFRRSKILGVENSRQVMFDDMQTLDDARQIYRAENPGAEPLAYLTPEYCKICRRMFFEQLSYNLYHWIASFPKFYSQALAGLDRDSVIGQPGSKRIQTGLRSPLRQAFRWGDKLGHAMPYLFLIGAFATILAGRQRLVAALVALFSVYFVGIMFLVLPDQKHIAALLVPLYIFAGAGIWAVCRLFVRSTWHDLRLAELKARVFRACAAVFVVAAIWGLGCVWAHAHSVERREELLSEIRGRATMGTDSPEMLRGERNFAAPLRSDGTAEAAGYLLTISAAAHPGALTCRQIYFPHDWAHVWGRELITFHTLIPNREQSFFVSCLACTKLGDPRPQLCSVAIDGDAKILRCTRVDLKDWSHTQVSTLFYDGQRSPGSPAEMQSPADWLVIDARPFADCSPDKQENDRDGMTDRSLAVAKVRSGGRPLRQMIARSADTGAWKIAMSDGWRFSFVEMNYWSPTKNWLQLETGDFNGDGMTDFVGQAPDGQWWIALANGKYNPFHEVDSLPTNVRYDFVGVGDFNGDGLDDLILRSSDGHWTLALSTGDGFRCRPIDSLPAAAKQNSLIGDTRGLAHLPMPGEENVPVPFATAMPGEESAPVPFATVAKENLLIGDFLGNGRKQL